A region of Ictidomys tridecemlineatus isolate mIctTri1 chromosome 4, mIctTri1.hap1, whole genome shotgun sequence DNA encodes the following proteins:
- the Adm gene encoding pro-adrenomedullin isoform X1, with protein sequence MKLFSVALMFLGSLAFLGADTARLDVASEFRKKWNKWAVSRGKRELRVSSSYPTGLADVKAERVQTLIRPQDVKGASHSPQISSPDAARIRVKRYRQSMNNFQGLRSFGCRFGTCTVQKLAHQIYQFTDKDKDGVAPRSKISPQGYGRRRRRSLLEASQGRTLMSSEPQARASRDSRVHQVLSTLLRI encoded by the exons ATGAAACTGTTTTCCGTCGCTCTGATGTTCCTGGGCTCACTCGCCTTCCTAGGCGCCGACACTGCTCGGCTCGACGTGGCATCGGAGTTCAGAAAGAA ATGGAATAAGTGGGCTGTAAGTCGAGGAAAGAGGGAACTGCGAGTGTCCAGCAGCTACCCCACCGGGCTCGCTGACGTGAAGGCCGAGCGTGTCCAGACTCTCATACGGCCCCAGGACGTGAAGGGCGCTTCTCACAGCCCTCAGATCAG CAGTCCGGACGCTGCCCGCATTCGAGTCAAGCGCTACCGCCAGAGTATGAATAACTTCCAGGGCCTCCGGAGCTTTGGCTGCCGTTTCGGGACGTGCACGGTGCAGAAGCTGGCACACCAGATCTACCAGTTCACAGACAAGGACAAGGACGGTGTCGCCCCCAGAAGCAAGATCAGCCCCCAAGGCTATGGCCGCCGGCGCCGTCGTTCCTTGCTCGAGGCGAGCCAGGGCCGGACTCTGATGTCTTCCGAGCCACAGGCACGAGCATCTCGGGACTCCCGGGTGCACCAAGTGCTTTCCACTCTCCTTAGGATTTAG
- the Adm gene encoding pro-adrenomedullin isoform X2 yields the protein MKLFSVALMFLGSLAFLGADTARLDVASEFRKKWNKWAVSRGKRELRVSSSYPTGLADVKAERVQTLIRPQDVKGASHSPQISPDAARIRVKRYRQSMNNFQGLRSFGCRFGTCTVQKLAHQIYQFTDKDKDGVAPRSKISPQGYGRRRRRSLLEASQGRTLMSSEPQARASRDSRVHQVLSTLLRI from the exons ATGAAACTGTTTTCCGTCGCTCTGATGTTCCTGGGCTCACTCGCCTTCCTAGGCGCCGACACTGCTCGGCTCGACGTGGCATCGGAGTTCAGAAAGAA ATGGAATAAGTGGGCTGTAAGTCGAGGAAAGAGGGAACTGCGAGTGTCCAGCAGCTACCCCACCGGGCTCGCTGACGTGAAGGCCGAGCGTGTCCAGACTCTCATACGGCCCCAGGACGTGAAGGGCGCTTCTCACAGCCCTCAGATCAG TCCGGACGCTGCCCGCATTCGAGTCAAGCGCTACCGCCAGAGTATGAATAACTTCCAGGGCCTCCGGAGCTTTGGCTGCCGTTTCGGGACGTGCACGGTGCAGAAGCTGGCACACCAGATCTACCAGTTCACAGACAAGGACAAGGACGGTGTCGCCCCCAGAAGCAAGATCAGCCCCCAAGGCTATGGCCGCCGGCGCCGTCGTTCCTTGCTCGAGGCGAGCCAGGGCCGGACTCTGATGTCTTCCGAGCCACAGGCACGAGCATCTCGGGACTCCCGGGTGCACCAAGTGCTTTCCACTCTCCTTAGGATTTAG